AGGGTCTTCGGAATCGAGGTCGACCAATGACCGACCAAGGCCCCACGGCCGGACCGTTGCGGCTGGGCACCCGCGGTTCGCTACTTGCCCGCACCCAATCACAGCTGGTCGCCGATTCGATCACCGCGGCCACCGGACGCGCGGTCGAACTGGTGATCGTCCGCACCGAAGGCGATGACGTCTCGATTCCCCTCGACGCGCCATCGCGGCCCGGCGCGTTCGCGGCGGCCCTGCGGGATGCCCTGCTGGACGACCGAGTCGACCTGGCCGTCCACTCATTCAAGGACCTGCCGAGCGCACCGCTGCCCGGGCTCTCGGTGGCGGCGATACCGCCGCGCGCCGATCCCCGCGATGCGCTGTGTTCCCGCGATGGGCTGTCCTTGGACGCGCTGCCCCGCGGCGCGCGGGTGGGGACGTCCAGCCCCCGACGGGTCGCCGGGCTGCTGCGCGCGCGCTCCGACCTGCAGATCGTGCCCATTAGGGGAAACGTCGACACCAGGCTGCGCAAGGTCCGCGACGGCGACGTGGACGCCGTCGTGCTCGCAGCCGCCGGCTTGCAGCGGTTGGGGCGCGAGGCAGCTGTCACCGAGTTCATCGATGCAGGCATCGTGCTGCCCGCCCCGGCTCAGGGCGCGCTGGCGGTGGAGTGCCGTA
The Brooklawnia propionicigenes DNA segment above includes these coding regions:
- the hemC gene encoding hydroxymethylbilane synthase, with product MTDQGPTAGPLRLGTRGSLLARTQSQLVADSITAATGRAVELVIVRTEGDDVSIPLDAPSRPGAFAAALRDALLDDRVDLAVHSFKDLPSAPLPGLSVAAIPPRADPRDALCSRDGLSLDALPRGARVGTSSPRRVAGLLRARSDLQIVPIRGNVDTRLRKVRDGDVDAVVLAAAGLQRLGREAAVTEFIDAGIVLPAPAQGALAVECRTGELGSQMAAIDDPATRLEVTAERSVLSGIGATCTTAVGALATWIGKDELKLTVEVSNHRGIVYSRISRAGRVTIAGEATQLGAAVCDQLAADMS